The Nostoc sp. 'Peltigera membranacea cyanobiont' N6 genome contains the following window.
CCCTGCTCCCCTACTCCCCCTGCTCCCCTGCTCCCCCTACTCCCCCTGCCCCCTACTCCCCCTGCTCCCCTAACTCCCCAATCCTAGAAGCCAAAATAAAGTTATAACTCTTGTGGAGTAATCACATAATGCAATCAGCAAACAAACTACCGCGATGGTTAACTATAGGATTGGCATTTCCTATTGCTATTCTCAACGGTTGGCTATTAATCCAGGTTGTACAGTATTTTCAACCCTTGGTCAGCATTATCGCCGCCGCCATCCTACTGGCTTTTGTCTTGAACTATCCCATCCAGTTTTTGCAAGAACAAGGGGTAAAACGTAATTTAGCGATCGCAGGAGTGTTGCTTTTAACTCTAGTGATTTTAGTCGCTTTAGGCATCACCTTGGTTCCGCTGATTATCCAGCAACTCAACGAGCTAGCCAATATTTTGCCCAGTTGGATTGATTCTGGAACTCAGCAACTGCAAGCCTTCCAGGATTGGGCGTTAAGTCAACAACAACTTCCCATTAATTTAAGTGGTTTATTTACCCAAGTTCTCGATCGATTATCTAACCAACTTCAGTCCTTTACTGGTAGAATCCTTGGTTTTGCCGTCGATACTATTGGTATTGTTCTCAACGTGCTACTGGCGGTAGTGCTGACTGTCTATCTAATATTAAACGGCGAGCGTCTTTGGGATGGAATATTTCAGTGGTTTCCCCATAACATTGGGTTAAGATTGCGGGAATTACTGCGAGAGGATTTTCAGAATTACTTTATCGGTCAAGCAACATTGGGAGCCGTGTTAGGTGTGACAATTACACTGGCATTTGTGGCGCTGCAAGTTCCCCTGGCTTTGCTTTTTGGCCTCGGTATTGGTTTGTTTTCTCTCTTCCCTTTTGGTACAGGAGTAGGTATTGCTATAGTCAGTCTTTTGGTGGCGTTGCAAAACTTTTGGTTAGGAGTTGAAGTTTTAGGTGTAGCTGTTGCAATCGACCAAGTTAATTCTAATTTTATTGCACCTCGAATTCTTGGTAATTTGACTGGTTTAAATCCTGTGTGGGTAGTGATTTCTTTGCTATTAGGGGCAAAATTAGGAGGAGTGCTGGGTTTGCTAATTGCAATCCCGATTGCCAGTTTTATCAAGGGTACAACTGATAGTTGGCGGGCTGGAGAGTTTAATAAGATAGATGATATTGTGTCAGAGCCTGTTACGGTAACAACTGAAAAAGCAGGAACTTATAGTTAGAATAAAATATGTACGTGAATAAAAACAGCTGATTATTTTCGTCCTAATTTTTTCCGGCTCCTTTTTCTAAATAAGTTAAGAATTTAGGTGAACTGGGATTGCGATCGCGAACTCAGTTCCTTTGCCAAAAACCGATATGCACTCCAACTGACCACCGTGTTTTTCCACAACAATTTGATAGCTGATAGATAGACCTAATCCAGTTCCTTTCCCAACGGGTTTAGTTGTGAAAAAAGGATCGAATAATCGCTTTTGCAAACTCTCTGGAATCCCAGGGCCATTATCGGAAATGCGAATAATTACTCGATCGTCATTGGTTAATTGAGTCCGAATACAAATTTTTCCTTTATCTATTAATAATGATTCTTCGAGAGCATCAATAGCATTTGCCAAAATATTCATAAATACCTGATTAAGTAACCCGGCATAGCATTCTACTTGGGGAAGTTCGCCATATTCTTTAATTATGTTGATGCTTTTACCGGTTTGGTGGTTTTGGAGACGACTTTGTAAAATTACTAGGGTGCTATCAATACCTTCATGGATATCAACTAATTTTTTGTCAGATTCATCCAGACGAGAAAAGTTTCGTAAGGAAAGAATAATTTGCTCGATTCGCCTAGTACCAACCTCCATAGAAGTGAGAAGACGGGGGAGATCGGTAGTTAAAAAATCCAGTTCAATTTGTGCGATCGCAGTTTTAATTTCCGCTTCTGGTTCGGGATAACATTGTTGGTATAATCTAATGAGATTGAGTATATTTTGACTATATTCGATGGCGTGGACAAGGTTCCCAGCAATAAAGTTGACAGGGTTGTTGATTTCGTGGGCAATACCAGCAACGAGTTGTCCTAATGCAGCCATCTTTTCATTTTGAATTAATCGCGTATAGTTTTGCTGAAGATCGCAAAAGCCTGCTTTGGCAATTCTAGATTGTTCTTCTACTTGCTGTAGGTGAAGGAGTGTTAATACATGAATTTGGGAGTAGGCTAAGAGTAATTGATGAAAATCAACCACCTTATATTTTCCAGACGTAGTTTTAACTAAAATCGGCTCATAGGTGATTTGGGGTGGTTGTTGTAAA
Protein-coding sequences here:
- a CDS encoding ATP-binding protein, with protein sequence MPIIGGTTKADEPNLQLESTLQELPSWQVHIEVERPGNDLAILFKQEPLLPGIILNNNQQYVGMISRRKFFEQMSYPYSLALFSIKPIRILYKFFQTEILVFSEDTLIVNATQATLQQPPQITYEPILVKTTSGKYKVVDFHQLLLAYSQIHVLTLLHLQQVEEQSRIAKAGFCDLQQNYTRLIQNEKMAALGQLVAGIAHEINNPVNFIAGNLVHAIEYSQNILNLIRLYQQCYPEPEAEIKTAIAQIELDFLTTDLPRLLTSMEVGTRRIEQIILSLRNFSRLDESDKKLVDIHEGIDSTLVILQSRLQNHQTGKSINIIKEYGELPQVECYAGLLNQVFMNILANAIDALEESLLIDKGKICIRTQLTNDDRVIIRISDNGPGIPESLQKRLFDPFFTTKPVGKGTGLGLSISYQIVVEKHGGQLECISVFGKGTEFAIAIPVHLNS
- a CDS encoding AI-2E family transporter, which translates into the protein MQSANKLPRWLTIGLAFPIAILNGWLLIQVVQYFQPLVSIIAAAILLAFVLNYPIQFLQEQGVKRNLAIAGVLLLTLVILVALGITLVPLIIQQLNELANILPSWIDSGTQQLQAFQDWALSQQQLPINLSGLFTQVLDRLSNQLQSFTGRILGFAVDTIGIVLNVLLAVVLTVYLILNGERLWDGIFQWFPHNIGLRLRELLREDFQNYFIGQATLGAVLGVTITLAFVALQVPLALLFGLGIGLFSLFPFGTGVGIAIVSLLVALQNFWLGVEVLGVAVAIDQVNSNFIAPRILGNLTGLNPVWVVISLLLGAKLGGVLGLLIAIPIASFIKGTTDSWRAGEFNKIDDIVSEPVTVTTEKAGTYS